A genomic window from Aquipuribacter nitratireducens includes:
- a CDS encoding class I SAM-dependent RNA methyltransferase, protein MTEAVPELLELTAGPVAHGGHVVARVGDDPAGRVVFVRHAIPGERVRVRLTEADPAARYWRGDAVAVLEASPARVEPPCPYAGPGRCGGCDFQHVRLDEQRRLKAAVVTEQLARLGGTDVEAATGHPLVVAALPEPGREPGEETGLGWRTRVRYSVDPAGRVGFHPHREHTVLPVERCPLVADDVDATGVTRLPWPGVASVSVQAGEDGAVVRADPPRPSRGSGRDRRQHRGGGAGTAARPPRLPRVDALGLVLGGGHRVAGRTWVRHDVAGVGTFRVSGDGFWQVHHAAADTLVRLVRELAATRPGDTVLDLYAGAGLLSLALAADTGDSGRVVSVESDPRGAADLRRNAHDHPNVTVVERRVEAALEQDEQDEQDEHERAGVPSAADVVVLDPPRAGAGAAVLDRVRALGPRRLVVVSCDPAALGRDTGLLAARGYRLADLRALDAFPMTHHVECVALFLPEEPT, encoded by the coding sequence GTGACGGAGGCGGTCCCGGAGCTGCTCGAGCTCACGGCCGGCCCCGTCGCGCACGGCGGGCACGTCGTCGCGCGCGTCGGTGACGACCCGGCCGGTCGCGTCGTCTTCGTCCGGCACGCGATCCCGGGCGAGCGGGTGCGCGTCCGCCTCACCGAGGCCGACCCCGCGGCGCGCTACTGGCGCGGCGACGCCGTGGCGGTCCTCGAGGCCTCGCCGGCGCGGGTCGAGCCGCCCTGCCCGTACGCGGGGCCGGGCCGCTGCGGCGGCTGCGACTTCCAGCACGTGCGGCTCGACGAGCAGCGCCGCCTCAAGGCCGCCGTCGTCACCGAGCAGCTGGCCCGCCTCGGCGGCACGGACGTCGAGGCCGCGACCGGGCACCCGCTCGTGGTGGCGGCGCTGCCCGAGCCGGGGCGCGAACCGGGGGAGGAGACCGGCCTCGGCTGGCGCACCCGCGTGCGCTACAGCGTCGACCCGGCCGGTCGCGTCGGCTTCCACCCCCACCGCGAGCACACGGTCCTGCCGGTCGAGCGCTGCCCGCTGGTCGCCGACGACGTCGACGCGACCGGCGTCACGCGACTGCCCTGGCCGGGCGTCGCCTCCGTCTCGGTGCAGGCGGGGGAGGACGGGGCCGTCGTCCGCGCCGACCCGCCGCGACCGTCGAGGGGGTCCGGACGGGACCGCCGGCAGCACCGGGGCGGCGGCGCAGGGACCGCCGCCCGGCCACCGCGGCTGCCCCGTGTCGACGCCCTCGGCCTCGTGCTCGGCGGGGGGCACCGGGTCGCCGGGCGCACGTGGGTCCGCCACGACGTCGCGGGGGTCGGCACCTTCCGGGTGTCCGGGGACGGGTTCTGGCAGGTGCACCACGCCGCGGCCGACACGCTCGTGCGGCTGGTCCGGGAGCTCGCCGCGACGCGTCCCGGCGACACCGTCCTCGACCTCTACGCGGGCGCCGGTCTGCTGAGCCTCGCCCTGGCGGCCGACACGGGCGACAGCGGTCGGGTCGTGTCCGTCGAGTCCGACCCCCGCGGCGCCGCGGACCTGCGGCGCAACGCCCACGACCACCCGAACGTCACCGTGGTCGAGCGCCGGGTCGAGGCCGCGCTCGAGCAGGACGAGCAGGACGAGCAGGACGAGCACGAGCGGGCGGGCGTGCCGTCCGCCGCGGACGTCGTCGTCCTCGACCCGCCACGGGCGGGGGCCGGCGCCGCCGTCCTCGACCGGGTGCGCGCGCTCGGTCCGCGGCGCCTCGTCGTCGTCAGCTGCGACCCCGCGGCCCTCGGCCGCGACACCGGGCTGCTGGCGGCGCGCGGGTACCGGCTCGCGGACCTGCGGGCCCTCGACGCGTTCCCCATGACGCACCACGTCGAGTGCGTGGCGCTCTTCCTCCCCGAGGAGCCCACCTGA
- a CDS encoding potassium channel family protein — MHFVVMGCGRVGARLAHDVEEQGHSVAVVDQNPDSFRRLGPDFSGRTVAGIGFDRDTMLRAGVDEAYAFAAVSSGDNSNIIAARVARETYGVQRVVARIYDPGRAEVYRRLGIATVATVPWTSREIIAELLPTDSSALWQDEAGRVALVELGPHGSWFGRPLEDLERATGARVAYLTRLGHALLPATGTVLQDGDRVFAAVELARRRAAIDAAAAEAEVEA; from the coding sequence GTGCACTTCGTCGTCATGGGCTGCGGGCGCGTCGGGGCCCGGCTCGCGCACGACGTGGAGGAGCAGGGCCACTCGGTCGCCGTCGTCGACCAGAACCCCGACTCGTTCCGTCGGCTCGGGCCGGACTTCTCCGGGCGGACCGTCGCCGGCATCGGCTTCGACCGCGACACCATGCTGCGCGCCGGGGTCGACGAGGCCTACGCCTTCGCCGCCGTCAGCAGCGGGGACAACTCCAACATCATCGCCGCCCGGGTCGCCCGCGAGACCTACGGGGTGCAGCGCGTCGTCGCGCGCATCTACGACCCGGGCCGCGCCGAGGTGTACCGCCGGCTCGGCATCGCGACGGTCGCGACGGTGCCGTGGACGTCCCGGGAGATCATCGCCGAGCTGCTGCCCACCGACAGCAGCGCCCTGTGGCAGGACGAGGCGGGCCGGGTCGCGCTCGTGGAGCTCGGTCCCCACGGATCGTGGTTCGGGCGCCCGCTGGAGGACCTCGAGCGCGCGACCGGTGCGCGGGTCGCGTACCTCACCCGGCTCGGGCACGCGCTGCTGCCGGCGACCGGGACGGTCCTGCAGGACGGTGACCGGGTGTTCGCGGCGGTGGAGCTCGCGCGCCGCCGGGCCGCGATCGACGCGGCCGCCGCCGAGGCGGAGGTGGAGGCGTGA
- a CDS encoding sugar ABC transporter substrate-binding protein encodes MRSTRAVVAATGVALALVASACGGGDDGGTTDDASVDAGGGAATDAATDDAAGGGSAEGASVGVILPDSASSVRWETADRPFLQEAFEAAGIEADIQNAEGDAQQFQTIADGMINAGVDALLIVNLDSSSGATVIADAQAAGIPVIDYDRLTVDGNADYYVSFDNVAVGTTIGEGLVTCLQEDGVTEGDVVLLNGSPDDNNATLFKEGYEAAITEAGYGIADDQAVPGWDNTQAATIFEQIFTNTGGDFVGVAAANDGLGGAVISVLERNGLAGQIPVTGQDATDEGLQRVLQGTQCMTVYKAVRAEAEAAAELAIALINGDTAAADELATGDVSGVPSVLLEPQAIYQDNVQDVVADGFTTAENICTTEELQAACEEFGVG; translated from the coding sequence ATGAGAAGTACCCGTGCAGTGGTGGCCGCGACCGGTGTCGCGCTCGCCCTCGTCGCCAGCGCGTGCGGCGGCGGCGACGACGGCGGCACGACCGACGACGCGAGCGTCGACGCCGGCGGCGGCGCCGCGACGGACGCGGCGACCGACGACGCCGCAGGCGGCGGCTCGGCCGAGGGCGCCAGCGTCGGCGTGATCCTGCCGGACTCCGCCAGCTCGGTCCGGTGGGAGACCGCCGACCGCCCGTTCCTCCAGGAGGCCTTCGAGGCGGCCGGCATCGAGGCCGACATCCAGAACGCCGAGGGCGACGCCCAGCAGTTCCAGACCATCGCCGACGGCATGATCAACGCCGGGGTCGACGCGCTCCTCATCGTCAACCTCGACTCCTCGAGCGGCGCGACGGTCATCGCCGACGCGCAGGCGGCGGGCATCCCCGTCATCGACTACGACCGGCTCACCGTCGACGGCAACGCCGACTACTACGTGTCGTTCGACAACGTCGCGGTCGGCACCACCATCGGCGAGGGCCTCGTCACGTGCCTGCAGGAGGACGGCGTCACCGAGGGCGACGTCGTGCTCCTCAACGGCTCGCCCGACGACAACAACGCGACCCTCTTCAAGGAGGGCTACGAGGCCGCGATCACCGAGGCCGGCTACGGCATCGCCGACGACCAGGCCGTCCCCGGCTGGGACAACACCCAGGCCGCCACGATCTTCGAGCAGATCTTCACGAACACCGGCGGTGACTTCGTCGGTGTCGCCGCTGCCAACGACGGCCTCGGCGGCGCGGTGATCTCCGTCCTCGAGCGCAACGGCCTCGCCGGCCAGATCCCTGTCACCGGGCAGGACGCCACCGACGAGGGCCTGCAGCGCGTGCTGCAGGGCACCCAGTGCATGACGGTCTACAAGGCCGTCCGCGCCGAGGCCGAAGCCGCCGCGGAGCTCGCCATCGCCCTCATCAACGGCGACACGGCCGCGGCGGACGAGCTCGCCACCGGCGACGTCAGCGGCGTCCCGTCGGTCCTCCTCGAGCCCCAGGCGATCTACCAGGACAACGTCCAGGACGTCGTCGCCGACGGGTTCACCACGGCCGAGAACATCTGCACCACCGAGGAGCTCCAGGCCGCGTGCGAGGAGTTCGGGGTCGGCTGA
- a CDS encoding APC family permease, producing the protein MASLLAVPKRILLGRARPSSSADDTLLPKRLALPVFAADPVSSVAWATQEILVILALGGTALLVLAPEVALAVCVVIAIVVVSYGPLVRAYPGGGGSFAVASRNLGPRAGLVAAASLLVDYTLTVAVAVAAAVDNLVSALPVLDDGRIPLAVASVLVVAAVNLRGRREAGWSAMVPVYGFVLAVAVLVTVGLVRWAGGEGPVAVSADFDVDRGTDLTAVALALVVLRAFASGGAALAGVDATANGVPAFRAPKGRNAAVTLLAVGGLSIALIAGVVTLAVVSGVTVTRDPCDLQGLPVPCEEYTQQSVLTQLSQAVFGAGSVGAVLVTVATVLALLTAANSAFNGFPLLAATLAEAGYLPRQLARRGDRLAYSNGILALSLGAVTMLLVLEARVGPLLDLYLIGLFTSFTLAQLGMVRHWRLRQGRSRRTRRWVPRLGTAVAAVAATCTGLTLLVLVVAKVPNGAWATLLVVAALGVGMHRVRGHYDLVSRETAIPADEAPETMPARVHAVVLVSRLHRPTTRALAYARATRPSTLEAVTVAVDQEAARELSEEWARRKVPVPLRVLDSPYREVAKPLVEHVKAVRAKGPRDAVTVFLPEYVVAHWWEAVLHNRSNLWLRARLAATPGVMVVSVPYQLRSSIEEGDLAARAAADRSLVQEASRAGAADRDIERHP; encoded by the coding sequence GTGGCCTCGCTCCTCGCCGTGCCCAAACGGATCCTGCTCGGGCGCGCGAGGCCCTCCAGCAGCGCCGATGACACCCTGCTGCCCAAGCGCCTGGCCCTGCCGGTGTTCGCCGCCGACCCCGTCTCCTCGGTCGCGTGGGCGACGCAGGAGATCCTCGTCATCCTCGCCCTCGGCGGCACCGCGCTGCTCGTCCTGGCGCCCGAGGTCGCCCTCGCCGTCTGCGTGGTCATCGCCATCGTCGTGGTGTCGTACGGCCCGCTCGTGCGCGCCTACCCCGGCGGCGGCGGCTCCTTCGCCGTCGCCTCGCGGAACCTCGGTCCCCGGGCGGGGCTCGTCGCCGCCGCGTCGCTGCTCGTCGACTACACCCTCACGGTCGCCGTGGCCGTCGCCGCCGCCGTCGACAACCTCGTGTCCGCCCTCCCGGTGCTCGACGACGGCCGGATCCCGCTCGCGGTCGCCTCGGTGCTCGTCGTCGCGGCGGTCAACCTGCGCGGGCGCCGCGAGGCCGGCTGGTCCGCGATGGTGCCCGTGTACGGGTTCGTGCTCGCGGTCGCCGTCCTCGTCACGGTCGGCCTCGTGCGGTGGGCGGGCGGGGAGGGCCCCGTGGCGGTGAGCGCGGACTTCGATGTGGACCGCGGCACGGACCTCACGGCCGTCGCCCTCGCCCTCGTCGTCCTCCGCGCGTTCGCCAGCGGCGGGGCGGCCCTGGCCGGGGTCGACGCCACCGCGAACGGCGTCCCCGCCTTCCGGGCGCCCAAGGGGCGCAACGCGGCCGTGACCCTGCTCGCGGTCGGCGGGCTCAGCATCGCCCTCATCGCCGGGGTCGTCACCCTCGCCGTCGTGAGCGGGGTGACGGTGACGCGCGACCCGTGCGACCTGCAGGGCCTGCCGGTGCCGTGCGAGGAGTACACGCAGCAGAGCGTCCTCACCCAGCTCTCGCAGGCGGTCTTCGGCGCCGGGAGCGTCGGCGCGGTGCTCGTCACCGTCGCGACCGTCCTCGCGCTCCTCACCGCGGCCAACAGCGCGTTCAACGGCTTCCCGCTGCTCGCCGCCACCCTCGCCGAGGCGGGCTACCTGCCGCGGCAGCTGGCCCGTCGCGGTGACCGCCTCGCCTACAGCAACGGCATCCTCGCCCTCTCGCTCGGCGCCGTGACGATGCTCCTCGTCCTGGAGGCCCGGGTGGGTCCGCTCCTCGACCTCTACCTCATCGGCCTCTTCACGAGCTTCACGCTCGCCCAGCTCGGCATGGTGCGCCACTGGCGGCTCCGGCAGGGCCGCAGCCGCCGCACGCGCCGCTGGGTGCCCCGGCTCGGCACGGCCGTGGCGGCCGTGGCGGCGACGTGCACGGGCCTCACGCTCCTCGTCCTCGTGGTGGCGAAGGTCCCCAACGGCGCCTGGGCGACGCTGCTCGTCGTCGCGGCCCTCGGTGTCGGCATGCACCGGGTCCGCGGTCACTACGACCTCGTGTCCCGCGAGACGGCGATCCCCGCCGACGAGGCGCCCGAGACCATGCCGGCACGCGTCCACGCCGTGGTCCTCGTGTCGCGGCTGCACCGCCCGACGACCCGTGCGCTCGCCTACGCGCGCGCCACCCGCCCCTCGACGCTCGAGGCGGTGACGGTGGCCGTCGACCAGGAGGCGGCGCGGGAGCTGAGCGAGGAGTGGGCCCGGCGCAAGGTCCCCGTGCCGCTGCGGGTGCTCGACTCGCCGTACCGGGAGGTCGCGAAGCCCCTCGTCGAGCACGTGAAGGCGGTCCGGGCGAAGGGTCCGCGGGACGCCGTCACGGTCTTCCTCCCCGAGTACGTCGTCGCGCACTGGTGGGAGGCGGTGCTCCACAACCGGTCCAACCTGTGGCTGCGGGCGCGCCTCGCGGCGACGCCGGGCGTCATGGTCGTGAGCGTGCCGTACCAGCTGCGCAGCAGCATCGAGGAGGGCGACCTCGCCGCCAGGGCCGCCGCCGACCGCAGCCTCGTCCAGGAGGCGTCGCGCGCGGGTGCGGCGGACCGCGACATCGAGCGGCACCCGTGA
- a CDS encoding ATP-binding cassette domain-containing protein produces MAPEDAGSGTPVLELRKVDKHFGAVHVLKGVDFEAHRGEVTALVGDNGAGKSTLVKSVAGIHAFDAGEYLFEGRPVKVENPKQANALGIEVVYQDLALCDNLDVVANMYLGRENRTGITLDEASMEKSARETLDGLSVRTLKSVRTKVSSLSGGQRQTVAIARAVLWNSKVVILDEPTAALGVAQTEQVLNLVRRLADRGLAVILISHNMNDVIKVADRVVALYLGQTAAQIKAKDTTTAQIVELITSGRSGDIGLRDADAENGGAA; encoded by the coding sequence ATGGCGCCAGAGGACGCGGGATCGGGCACACCGGTGCTCGAGCTCCGCAAGGTGGACAAGCACTTCGGGGCGGTGCACGTGCTGAAGGGGGTCGACTTCGAGGCCCACCGGGGGGAGGTGACGGCCCTCGTCGGCGACAACGGCGCCGGCAAGTCGACGCTCGTCAAGTCGGTCGCGGGCATCCACGCCTTCGACGCGGGGGAGTACCTGTTCGAGGGCCGGCCGGTGAAGGTCGAGAACCCCAAGCAGGCGAACGCGCTGGGGATCGAGGTCGTGTACCAGGACCTCGCGCTGTGCGACAACCTCGACGTCGTCGCCAACATGTACCTCGGCCGCGAGAACCGGACGGGCATCACCCTCGACGAGGCGTCGATGGAGAAGTCGGCCCGGGAGACCCTCGACGGTCTCTCGGTACGGACCCTGAAGTCGGTCCGCACGAAGGTGTCGTCCCTCTCGGGCGGGCAGCGGCAGACCGTCGCCATCGCCCGTGCCGTGCTGTGGAACAGCAAGGTCGTCATCCTCGACGAGCCGACGGCCGCCCTCGGCGTCGCGCAGACGGAGCAGGTCCTCAACCTCGTGCGGCGGCTCGCCGACCGCGGCCTCGCCGTCATCCTCATCAGCCACAACATGAACGACGTCATCAAGGTCGCCGACCGGGTCGTCGCCCTCTACCTCGGTCAGACCGCGGCGCAGATCAAGGCGAAGGACACGACGACGGCGCAGATCGTCGAGCTCATCACGAGCGGCCGCAGCGGCGACATCGGGCTGCGCGACGCCGACGCGGAGAACGGTGGTGCAGCGTGA
- a CDS encoding aconitate hydratase AcnA has product MSAGQNPDSFSSRDTLEVGEERYDYYRLDAVEGARDLPYSLKVLLENLLRTEDGANVTADHVRALGAWDAEAEPDTEIQFTPARVVMQDFTGVPCIVDLATMREAVVDLGGDPARINPLAPAELVIDHSVIVDSFGTPESLSLNIELEYERNRERYQFLRWGQTAFEGFKVVPPGTGIVHQVNLEHLARGVMTKDVDGATVAYPDTLVGTDSHTTMINGIGVLGWGVGGIEAEAAMLGQPVSMLIPRVVGFKLTGSIPTGVTATDVVLTITEMLRQHGVVGKFVEFYGEGVAAVPLANRATIGNMSPEFGSTCAIFPVDEVTTQYLRLTGRSEQQVALVEAYARAQGLWHDPSADGYVEPRYSEYLELDLSQVVPSIAGPKRPQDRIALSDARDAFRLVLPDYADHETDEGQTSLADEASAESFPASDAPAVSAEAAHEEPAQGGARPPAQGRVSKRVPLTLADGTETELDHGAVVIAAITSCTNTSNPSVMVGAALLAKKAVEKGLARKPWVKTSLAPGSKVVMDYYEKAGLTPYLDKLGFNLVGYGCTTCIGNSGPLPSEVSQVVQANDLAVVSVLSGNRNFEGRINPDVKMNYLASPPLVVAYALVGTMDFDFAAEPVGHDESGAPVMLDDIWPSPEEVQQVIDSTIDEGMFASGYSDVFAGDRRWQELPTPEGDTFAWDAGSTYVRKPPYFDGMAADPAPVQDVHGARVLALLGDSVTTDHISPAGAIKPGTPAAQYLDEHGVERKDYNSYGSRRGNHEVMIRGTFANIRLRNLLLDGVSGGYTRDFTAGGEQAFIYDAAQHYAEAGTPLVVLAGKEYGSGSSRDWAAKGTALLGVKVVIAESFERIHRSNLIGMGVLPLQFPEGESATSLGLDGTETFDVTGVEGLNDGATPRTVRVTATKESGETVELDAVVRIDTPGEADYYRNGGILPYVLRSLVGA; this is encoded by the coding sequence ATGAGCGCAGGCCAGAACCCCGACAGCTTCTCCTCCCGCGACACCCTGGAGGTGGGGGAGGAGCGCTACGACTACTACCGGCTCGACGCGGTCGAGGGCGCGCGGGACCTGCCGTACAGCCTCAAGGTGCTGCTGGAGAACCTCCTGCGCACCGAGGACGGCGCGAACGTCACCGCCGACCACGTCCGCGCCCTCGGAGCGTGGGACGCCGAGGCGGAGCCCGACACGGAGATCCAGTTCACGCCGGCCCGCGTCGTCATGCAGGACTTCACGGGCGTGCCGTGCATCGTCGACCTCGCGACGATGCGTGAGGCCGTCGTCGACCTCGGCGGCGACCCCGCGCGCATCAACCCGCTGGCACCGGCCGAGCTCGTCATCGACCACTCCGTCATCGTCGACAGCTTCGGCACGCCGGAGTCCCTGTCGCTCAACATCGAGCTGGAGTACGAGCGCAACCGGGAGCGCTACCAGTTCCTCCGCTGGGGCCAGACGGCCTTCGAGGGCTTCAAGGTCGTGCCGCCCGGCACCGGGATCGTCCACCAGGTCAACCTCGAGCACCTGGCCCGAGGCGTCATGACGAAGGACGTGGACGGCGCCACCGTCGCCTACCCCGACACCCTCGTCGGGACCGACTCCCACACCACCATGATCAACGGGATCGGGGTGCTCGGCTGGGGCGTCGGCGGCATCGAGGCCGAGGCCGCGATGCTCGGCCAGCCCGTGTCGATGCTCATCCCGCGGGTCGTCGGGTTCAAGCTCACCGGCTCCATCCCCACCGGCGTCACGGCCACCGACGTCGTCCTCACGATCACCGAGATGCTGCGGCAGCACGGCGTGGTCGGGAAGTTCGTCGAGTTCTACGGCGAGGGCGTCGCGGCCGTGCCGCTGGCGAACCGGGCGACGATCGGGAACATGAGCCCGGAGTTCGGGTCCACGTGCGCGATCTTCCCCGTCGACGAGGTGACGACGCAGTACCTGCGCCTCACCGGCCGCAGCGAGCAGCAGGTCGCGCTCGTGGAGGCGTACGCCCGCGCCCAGGGCCTGTGGCACGACCCGTCGGCCGACGGCTACGTCGAGCCGCGCTACAGCGAGTACCTCGAGCTCGACCTCTCGCAGGTCGTGCCGAGCATCGCCGGGCCCAAGCGCCCGCAGGACCGCATCGCGCTCAGCGACGCCCGGGACGCCTTCCGCCTCGTGCTGCCGGACTACGCCGACCACGAGACGGACGAGGGCCAGACGAGCCTCGCCGACGAGGCGTCCGCCGAGAGCTTCCCCGCCTCCGACGCCCCGGCCGTCAGCGCCGAGGCCGCGCACGAGGAGCCCGCGCAGGGCGGCGCCCGGCCGCCGGCGCAGGGGCGGGTGTCGAAGCGGGTCCCCCTCACCCTCGCCGACGGCACCGAGACCGAGCTCGACCACGGCGCCGTCGTCATCGCCGCGATCACGAGCTGCACGAACACGTCGAACCCGTCGGTCATGGTCGGGGCGGCGCTGCTGGCGAAGAAGGCCGTCGAGAAGGGCCTCGCCCGCAAGCCGTGGGTCAAGACCTCCCTCGCGCCCGGCTCCAAGGTCGTCATGGACTACTACGAGAAGGCGGGGCTCACGCCGTACCTCGACAAGCTCGGCTTCAACCTCGTCGGGTACGGCTGCACGACGTGCATCGGCAACTCCGGGCCGCTGCCGAGCGAGGTGAGCCAGGTCGTGCAGGCCAACGACCTCGCCGTCGTCAGCGTGCTGTCCGGCAACCGCAACTTCGAGGGCCGGATCAACCCCGACGTCAAGATGAACTACCTCGCCTCGCCACCCCTGGTCGTGGCGTACGCCCTGGTCGGGACCATGGACTTCGACTTCGCCGCCGAGCCCGTGGGGCACGACGAGTCCGGTGCGCCCGTCATGCTCGACGACATCTGGCCCTCCCCGGAGGAGGTGCAGCAGGTCATCGACTCGACGATCGACGAGGGCATGTTCGCCTCCGGCTACTCCGACGTGTTCGCCGGTGACCGCCGCTGGCAGGAGCTCCCGACCCCCGAGGGCGACACGTTCGCGTGGGACGCGGGCTCCACCTACGTGCGCAAGCCCCCGTACTTCGACGGCATGGCCGCCGACCCCGCACCGGTCCAGGACGTCCACGGCGCCCGGGTGCTGGCCCTGCTCGGCGACTCGGTGACGACGGACCACATCAGCCCGGCCGGTGCGATCAAGCCCGGCACCCCGGCCGCGCAGTACCTCGACGAGCACGGGGTCGAGCGCAAGGACTACAACTCCTACGGCTCCCGCCGCGGCAACCACGAGGTGATGATCCGCGGCACCTTCGCCAACATCCGGCTGCGCAACCTCCTGCTCGACGGCGTGAGCGGCGGCTACACCCGCGACTTCACGGCGGGCGGCGAGCAGGCGTTCATCTACGACGCCGCGCAGCACTACGCCGAGGCGGGCACGCCCCTCGTCGTGCTCGCAGGCAAGGAGTACGGCTCGGGCTCCAGCCGGGACTGGGCGGCGAAGGGCACGGCGCTGCTGGGTGTTAAGGTCGTCATCGCCGAGAGCTTCGAGCGCATCCACCGGTCGAACCTCATCGGGATGGGCGTGCTGCCGCTGCAGTTCCCCGAGGGCGAGTCGGCGACCTCGCTCGGCCTCGACGGCACCGAGACCTTCGACGTCACGGGCGTGGAGGGCCTCAACGACGGCGCGACCCCGCGGACCGTACGCGTGACGGCGACGAAGGAGTCGGGCGAGACCGTCGAGCTCGACGCCGTCGTCCGCATCGACACGCCGGGGGAGGCGGACTACTACCGCAACGGGGGGATCCTGCCGTACGTCCTCCGCAGCCTCGTCGGGGCCTGA
- a CDS encoding sugar ABC transporter permease, which translates to MNALKEAFGAYGARVRSGDIGMLSSVLGIVVLFLLFTIARPGVFNTAFNFGNLLAQSAAVIFIAMGLVFVLLLGEIDLSAGFTAGTGAAVLAVLVTQQGWPPYLAMLVAVLVGTLIGLTLGSIVAFLGIPSFVVTLAAFLALQGVILLVIGSGGTIPVRNSEEVRALMNANMSIAGGWVYLALVVGFFVVMGLLRRRARSRAGLDPGPAATFWAGAVGLLVVLGIVVLVLSGERSPNPAATSIRGVPYILPITTVALIGLSLLLNRTAFGRHVYAVGGNKEAARRAGISVQGITILCFMISSSLAAFGGILLASRLGGVDPGTGGAQTLLFAVAAAVIGGTSLFGGRGFIASAVLGGLVIGIIQNGLPLVTSESGIQFVVTGLVLLLAASVDAISRRRSTSG; encoded by the coding sequence GTGAACGCGCTCAAGGAGGCCTTCGGCGCCTACGGGGCGCGCGTGCGCTCCGGCGACATCGGCATGCTCAGCTCGGTGCTCGGCATCGTCGTGCTGTTCCTGCTCTTCACGATCGCCCGGCCCGGGGTGTTCAACACCGCCTTCAACTTCGGCAACCTGCTCGCGCAGTCCGCGGCCGTCATCTTCATCGCCATGGGGCTCGTGTTCGTCCTGCTCCTCGGCGAGATCGACCTGTCGGCCGGCTTCACGGCCGGCACGGGTGCCGCCGTCCTCGCGGTCCTGGTCACCCAGCAGGGCTGGCCGCCGTACCTCGCGATGCTCGTCGCGGTGCTCGTCGGCACGCTCATCGGTCTCACGCTCGGGTCGATCGTCGCCTTCCTCGGCATCCCGTCGTTCGTCGTGACCCTCGCGGCGTTCCTCGCCCTCCAGGGCGTCATCCTCCTCGTCATCGGCAGCGGCGGCACCATCCCGGTCCGCAACTCCGAGGAGGTGCGGGCCCTCATGAACGCCAACATGTCCATCGCCGGAGGGTGGGTCTACCTCGCGCTCGTCGTCGGCTTCTTCGTCGTCATGGGCCTGCTGCGACGTCGAGCCCGGTCGCGGGCCGGCCTGGACCCGGGCCCGGCCGCCACGTTCTGGGCCGGCGCCGTCGGGCTGCTCGTCGTCCTCGGCATCGTCGTGCTCGTGCTGAGCGGCGAGCGCTCACCCAACCCGGCGGCGACGTCCATCCGGGGCGTGCCGTACATCCTCCCCATCACGACCGTCGCCCTCATCGGCCTCAGCCTCCTGCTCAACCGCACGGCCTTCGGCCGGCACGTCTACGCCGTCGGCGGCAACAAGGAGGCCGCCCGCCGCGCCGGCATCAGCGTGCAGGGGATCACGATCCTCTGCTTCATGATCTCCTCGAGCCTCGCGGCGTTCGGCGGCATCCTGCTCGCCTCGCGACTCGGCGGTGTCGACCCCGGCACCGGCGGTGCGCAGACCCTGCTCTTCGCCGTCGCGGCGGCCGTCATCGGCGGCACCTCCCTGTTCGGCGGTCGCGGTTTCATCGCGAGCGCCGTCCTCGGTGGTCTCGTCATCGGCATCATCCAGAACGGGCTGCCGCTCGTGACGAGCGAGTCCGGTATCCAGTTCGTCGTCACGGGTCTCGTCCTGCTGCTCGCGGCGAGCGTCGACGCGATCTCGCGCAGACGCAGCACGAGCGGCTAG